A genomic region of Caenorhabditis elegans chromosome V contains the following coding sequences:
- the F29G9.1 gene encoding uncharacterized protein (Confirmed by transcript evidence), producing MLVLLFLTNNENRCWAHTAIRSGGSCSMEYLGDDVQFLRCRASHEEATPIQSYRHHLHNHQATARISKRTTVRQQKKKERTTTERRHGQKVAIVWS from the exons ATGCTAGTACTTCTGTTCCTAACGAACAATGAGAACCGATGTTGGGCCCATACTGCGATACGATCGGGCGGTTCTTGCTCTATGGAATACTTGGGTGATGATGTGCAGTTCTTACGGTGTAGAGCATCACATGAAGAAGCAACTCCTATTCAAAGCTATCGTCACCACCTGCATAATCACCAAGCAACAGCAAGGATCAGCAAAAGGACGACCGTAAGAC aacagaagaagaaggaacGAACGACGACGGAAAGAAGACATGGACAAAAGGTGGCGATAGTATGGAGTTGA
- the R01B10.2 gene encoding uncharacterized protein (Confirmed by transcript evidence) — protein sequence MDSITHFIIDDQVDEGGSCREDRDQTTMERGSPETRKMIYDENDDVGSGPKDRDERTMERE from the exons ATGGATAGTATCACTCACTTCATC atcgACGATCAAGTCGACGAAGGAGGATCGTGCCGGGAAGATCGGGACCAGACGACGATGGAAAGAGGGAGTCCGGAAACACGGAAAATG atctaCGATGAAAACGACGACGTAGGATCAGGCCCAAAGGATCGAGACGAGAGGACGATGGAAAGAGAATAG